A stretch of Amycolatopsis balhimycina FH 1894 DNA encodes these proteins:
- a CDS encoding SCO6745 family protein, protein MAGDEQRFKAAFDSLHALVYFAPEVDAAFAGAGLRPGRMPYFAGRSAAMGAVGPEVVAATFYNFNPEVVARTIPRAWTLATPEQVLEARLAGVGKALTRLLGDHVKSDEAAEAAELAREATAGCRAEGRPLYAAHAGLAWPGEPHLVLWHAVTLLREHRGDGHIAALVLEGLSGLEALVTHGATGRGFVTAAAKLTRGWSDEQWSAAESALKDRGLLDAEGALTDAGLAQRDRVETATETAARGPWDHLGPEKTARLEELCRGLSVRVVEAGVFPADVFALGRP, encoded by the coding sequence ATGGCGGGTGACGAGCAGCGGTTCAAGGCGGCCTTCGACTCTTTGCACGCTCTGGTGTACTTCGCGCCGGAGGTCGACGCCGCGTTCGCCGGGGCCGGGCTGCGGCCGGGGCGGATGCCGTACTTCGCCGGGCGGAGTGCCGCCATGGGGGCCGTCGGGCCCGAGGTCGTCGCCGCCACCTTCTACAACTTCAACCCCGAGGTCGTCGCCCGCACCATCCCGCGGGCCTGGACCCTGGCGACGCCCGAGCAGGTGCTCGAGGCGCGGCTGGCCGGCGTCGGCAAGGCGCTCACGCGGCTGCTCGGCGACCACGTCAAGAGCGACGAAGCCGCCGAGGCCGCCGAACTCGCCCGCGAAGCCACGGCGGGGTGCCGCGCGGAAGGCCGTCCGCTCTACGCCGCCCACGCCGGGCTGGCCTGGCCGGGAGAGCCGCACCTCGTTCTCTGGCACGCCGTCACGCTGCTTCGCGAGCACCGCGGCGACGGGCACATCGCCGCTCTCGTGCTCGAAGGGCTCAGCGGGCTCGAAGCGCTCGTCACCCACGGCGCCACCGGACGCGGGTTCGTCACCGCCGCCGCGAAGCTCACCCGCGGCTGGAGCGACGAGCAGTGGAGCGCCGCCGAGAGCGCGTTGAAGGACCGCGGCCTCCTCGACGCCGAGGGCGCGCTCACCGACGCGGGCCTCGCGCAGCGCGACCGCGTCGAGACCGCCACCGAGACGGCCGCGCGGGGGCCGTGGGACCACCTGGGACCCGAGAAGACCGCCCGGCTCGAAGAGCTGTGCCGCGGTCTCAGCGTCCGCGTCGTCGAGGCCGGCGTCTTCCCGGCGGACGTTTTCGCCCTGGGCCGGCCCTGA
- a CDS encoding C40 family peptidase, with the protein MGLVVFVAIGALVVTAVAAKVVIDNQQAQARGVSLMSCDASVGPTQPGQGERGTVDASKLDDEQRGIVALIVSIGKQRSLAPRAWQVAIQAGMTESGLHNLTYGDRDSLGIFQMRPSMGWGTVAQVTDPTYEVNKFYDVLLGVPDWQNKLPGDAAQAVERSGFPSRYHKWEPMAATLVEKVGQVADVVGCGTGMGALLPPSQAAAQAIKFALGEQGKPYVWGATGPDAYDCSGLMLRAYESAGIILPRVSYNQYHAGALLPVREAQPGDLLFLATNPADPDSIHHVMMYLGDNKVVEAQQTGVPVHIRAFSFDERELVPQAVRPGV; encoded by the coding sequence CTGGGACTGGTCGTGTTCGTCGCGATCGGCGCCCTGGTCGTGACCGCAGTCGCCGCGAAGGTCGTCATCGACAACCAGCAGGCCCAGGCCCGGGGCGTGTCGCTGATGAGCTGCGACGCCTCGGTCGGGCCGACCCAGCCCGGCCAGGGCGAGCGCGGCACGGTCGACGCGTCCAAGCTGGACGACGAGCAGCGCGGGATCGTCGCGCTGATCGTCTCGATCGGCAAGCAGCGGTCACTGGCGCCGCGCGCGTGGCAGGTCGCGATCCAGGCCGGGATGACCGAGTCCGGGCTGCACAACCTCACCTACGGCGACCGCGACTCCCTCGGCATCTTCCAGATGCGCCCGTCGATGGGCTGGGGCACGGTGGCGCAGGTCACCGACCCGACTTACGAGGTCAACAAGTTCTACGACGTCCTGCTGGGCGTGCCGGACTGGCAGAACAAGCTGCCGGGCGACGCCGCGCAGGCCGTCGAGCGATCGGGCTTCCCGAGCCGCTACCACAAGTGGGAGCCGATGGCGGCCACGCTGGTGGAGAAGGTCGGCCAGGTCGCCGACGTCGTCGGCTGCGGCACCGGCATGGGCGCCCTGCTGCCGCCGAGCCAGGCGGCCGCGCAGGCGATCAAGTTCGCGCTGGGCGAGCAGGGGAAGCCGTATGTGTGGGGCGCCACAGGGCCGGACGCGTACGACTGCTCGGGACTGATGCTGCGGGCCTACGAGTCGGCCGGGATCATCCTGCCGCGCGTCTCCTACAACCAGTACCACGCCGGCGCGTTGCTGCCGGTGCGCGAGGCGCAGCCCGGTGACCTGCTGTTCCTCGCCACCAACCCGGCGGATCCCGACTCCATCCACCACGTGATGATGTACCTGGGCGACAACAAGGTCGTCGAAGCGCAGCAGACCGGCGTCCCGGTCCACATCCGAGCCTTCTCGTTCGACGAGCGCGAACTGGTACCGCAGGCGGTCCGCCCCGGCGTTTAG
- a CDS encoding AAA family ATPase: MKIAFVGKGGSGKTTLSSLFVAYLADAGLPVLAIDADINQHLAVALGATEEEALAWPTLGDNMTLIKDYLRGDNPRIPDAASMIKTTPPGRGSRLVRPFEDNPVFSACFRQLDGVRLGVTGQFDEDDLGVKCYHSKVGAAELLLNHMVDVDGEYVVMDMTAGADAFASGLFTRFDVTFLVCEPTVRSVGVYRQYADYARDFGVRLVVVGNKVTDAEDVEFLQEQVGGALLGWMSASRHVRAAERGAARPIAELEPRNLETLSSMRATVDAEQRDWARYQRQAVEFHLRNARAWAGADLVSQVDPEFVLSPQLAVQSS; the protein is encoded by the coding sequence GTGAAGATCGCGTTCGTCGGCAAGGGCGGCAGCGGCAAGACCACGCTGTCGTCGCTGTTCGTGGCGTACCTCGCCGACGCCGGCCTGCCGGTGCTCGCCATCGACGCCGACATCAACCAGCACCTCGCGGTGGCGCTCGGCGCGACCGAAGAGGAAGCGCTCGCCTGGCCGACGCTCGGCGACAACATGACCCTCATCAAGGACTACCTGCGGGGCGACAACCCGCGCATCCCCGACGCGGCGTCGATGATCAAGACGACACCGCCGGGCCGCGGCTCGCGGCTGGTCCGGCCGTTCGAGGACAACCCGGTCTTTTCGGCGTGCTTCCGGCAGCTGGACGGCGTGCGGCTCGGCGTCACCGGGCAGTTCGACGAGGACGACCTGGGCGTCAAGTGCTACCACTCGAAGGTGGGGGCGGCGGAGCTGCTGCTGAACCACATGGTCGACGTCGACGGCGAATACGTCGTGATGGACATGACGGCGGGGGCGGACGCGTTCGCCTCGGGGCTGTTCACGCGGTTCGACGTGACGTTCCTGGTGTGCGAGCCGACGGTGCGGAGCGTGGGGGTGTACCGCCAGTACGCGGACTACGCACGCGACTTCGGCGTGCGGCTGGTGGTGGTCGGCAACAAGGTCACGGACGCCGAAGACGTGGAGTTCCTGCAGGAGCAGGTCGGCGGCGCGCTGCTGGGGTGGATGTCGGCTTCGCGGCACGTACGCGCGGCCGAGCGCGGCGCGGCCCGCCCGATCGCCGAGCTGGAGCCGCGCAACCTGGAGACGCTGAGCTCGATGCGCGCGACGGTCGACGCGGAGCAGCGCGACTGGGCTCGCTACCAGCGTCAAGCGGTCGAGTTCCACCTGCGAAACGCCCGGGCCTGGGCGGGCGCGGACCTCGTTTCGCAGGTGGACCCGGAGTTCGTGCTGAGCCCGCAGCTGGCGGTCCAGTCGTCTTAG
- a CDS encoding ATP-binding protein, translating to MFGRGASRGKRGRDAHSGGWQPPEQVRASRNGSGNKARLPGEQAIPAYTPSIAVRSIDGHLVRSGYEVYAWYRLAPQRWSFRSDSQRRDLIAAIAGQYAELQGRWLHLRVTNRPYPIRMWAEAHVYNAHGRPNDVPGALSFDDYLIGEQQQLMGRSMAEKEVYIGVQVQTRRMVDRAVERAAPVLRKILPEAVDAELAALDSEVEHLDQVIGSAGLEGRPVHAEEMSWLMHRSCSLGLPAPRNMPAVPGAAWEPEDLASFTDAADFYAEPYAPTVTVRGRTGSNAGVSRHLAILTVGQMHGLQIPEVDDPWIQHADRLPAAVEVSARIYVRRPEEVAGELQRQMNKVRSQVKHYTDEHELEPPQSLSRQAGRVLEIDDEMTSGFTALATRVRSWWRLAVSGPTERDALRLAQQLLDLYKPKIAIEHPEAQYALAREFIPGEPLASAAYMRRGSVVWASSAVPTATAEVGDRRGILLGETCTATRRPVAWDPWMAQEIRDGSGLTAMVAGLGGGKSFLGGGIVYKTLRAGASWTILDPSGPLSRLCDLPELRPYARPINLLNAQPGILNPYRVVAEPLIEHFMDEDDPERSWRREKALAGATRRRLVLDVLSGVLPYEVSRMAQTRIVLLRAVRAVGGRFDADPGQVIDALRRDSSEHHEHAGVVADFLDEMRERMALLIPETDADPYSETRDDRLTVLTMAGLTLPKDGVPREYWTDAESLGVEMLNLAAWLTQRSVYEKPKDMRKGVWIDEAFFLSEVPTGRVLMNRFARDSRKWNVRVLLSSQIPADFLKIQGFVTLLDSVFVGRLDDDDAQADALRLLKVPVGVGYEQVVAALGRRPGAQQRGLERDVEPRQFIFGDGAGGVERIRVDFSGPHLDHLRSVMDTTPGSKDAAKPRPGHELARPKTEEKKPYVAVPPEDDIELEQDFELAAELEVGLADENLLGAPDPLASETGEVEGGVQPSNGQQHARTGGKGGTGRDAA from the coding sequence TTGTTCGGTCGCGGCGCTAGCCGAGGAAAACGGGGTCGGGACGCACACTCGGGCGGATGGCAACCGCCCGAGCAGGTCCGCGCGTCGCGAAACGGCTCGGGGAACAAGGCTCGCCTGCCCGGTGAGCAGGCCATACCCGCGTATACCCCGTCGATCGCGGTGCGAAGCATCGACGGGCACCTGGTGCGCTCGGGGTACGAGGTCTACGCCTGGTATCGGCTCGCGCCGCAGCGCTGGTCGTTCCGCTCGGACTCGCAGCGGCGCGACCTCATCGCGGCCATCGCGGGCCAGTACGCCGAGCTGCAGGGCCGGTGGCTGCACCTGCGCGTGACGAACCGGCCGTACCCGATCCGGATGTGGGCCGAGGCGCACGTCTACAACGCCCACGGCCGCCCCAACGACGTCCCGGGCGCGTTGTCGTTCGACGACTACCTGATCGGCGAGCAGCAGCAGCTGATGGGCCGCTCGATGGCCGAAAAAGAGGTCTACATCGGCGTCCAGGTGCAGACGCGGCGGATGGTCGACCGCGCGGTCGAGCGGGCCGCGCCGGTGCTGCGCAAGATCCTGCCCGAGGCCGTCGACGCCGAGCTGGCCGCACTGGACTCCGAGGTCGAGCACCTCGACCAGGTCATCGGCAGCGCCGGGCTGGAAGGCCGTCCGGTGCACGCCGAGGAGATGTCCTGGCTGATGCACCGGTCCTGTTCGCTGGGCCTGCCCGCGCCGCGGAACATGCCCGCCGTGCCGGGCGCCGCGTGGGAGCCGGAGGACCTGGCCAGCTTCACCGACGCCGCCGACTTCTACGCCGAGCCGTACGCGCCGACGGTGACCGTCCGCGGCCGAACCGGCTCCAACGCCGGCGTCTCGCGGCACCTGGCGATCCTGACCGTCGGGCAGATGCACGGCCTGCAGATCCCCGAGGTCGACGACCCGTGGATCCAGCACGCCGACCGGCTGCCCGCCGCGGTCGAGGTGTCCGCGCGCATCTACGTCCGGCGCCCCGAGGAAGTGGCCGGGGAGCTGCAGCGGCAGATGAACAAGGTGCGCTCGCAGGTCAAGCACTACACCGACGAGCACGAGCTGGAGCCACCGCAGTCGCTGTCCCGGCAGGCCGGGCGGGTGCTGGAGATCGACGACGAGATGACGTCGGGCTTCACCGCGCTCGCCACCCGCGTGCGGTCCTGGTGGCGGCTGGCGGTGTCCGGCCCGACCGAGCGCGACGCGCTGCGCCTGGCCCAGCAGCTGCTCGACCTGTACAAGCCGAAGATCGCCATCGAGCACCCCGAAGCCCAGTACGCGCTGGCCAGGGAGTTCATCCCCGGCGAGCCCCTGGCGTCGGCGGCGTACATGCGCCGCGGCTCGGTGGTCTGGGCGTCCTCGGCGGTCCCGACGGCGACCGCGGAGGTCGGCGACCGCCGCGGCATCCTGCTCGGCGAGACGTGCACGGCGACCCGCCGCCCGGTGGCCTGGGACCCGTGGATGGCCCAGGAAATCCGCGACGGCTCCGGTCTGACCGCGATGGTGGCGGGCCTGGGTGGTGGTAAGTCGTTCCTCGGCGGCGGCATCGTCTACAAGACGCTGCGGGCCGGGGCGAGCTGGACGATCCTCGACCCGTCCGGCCCGTTGTCGCGGCTGTGCGACCTGCCGGAACTGCGGCCGTACGCGCGGCCGATCAACCTGCTCAACGCCCAGCCGGGGATTCTGAACCCGTACCGGGTGGTCGCCGAGCCGCTCATCGAGCACTTCATGGACGAGGACGACCCCGAGCGCTCCTGGCGCCGCGAAAAAGCCCTCGCGGGCGCGACGCGGCGCCGTCTGGTGCTGGACGTCCTGTCCGGTGTGCTGCCGTACGAGGTGTCGCGGATGGCGCAGACGCGGATCGTGCTGCTGCGCGCGGTCCGCGCGGTCGGCGGCCGCTTCGATGCGGATCCCGGCCAGGTAATCGATGCGCTCCGGCGGGATTCTTCGGAACACCACGAGCACGCGGGCGTCGTCGCGGACTTCCTCGACGAAATGCGCGAGCGGATGGCGCTGCTCATCCCGGAGACGGATGCGGACCCGTACTCGGAAACCCGTGACGACCGCCTGACGGTGCTGACGATGGCGGGCCTGACCCTGCCGAAGGACGGCGTCCCCCGCGAGTACTGGACGGACGCGGAGTCCCTCGGCGTCGAGATGCTGAACCTGGCGGCGTGGCTGACCCAGCGGTCGGTGTACGAGAAGCCGAAGGACATGCGCAAGGGCGTCTGGATCGACGAGGCGTTCTTCCTGTCGGAGGTCCCGACCGGGCGTGTCCTGATGAACCGCTTCGCGCGTGACTCGCGGAAGTGGAACGTCCGGGTCCTGCTGTCGTCCCAGATCCCGGCGGACTTCCTGAAGATCCAGGGTTTCGTGACCCTGCTGGACTCGGTGTTCGTCGGCCGTCTCGACGACGACGACGCCCAGGCGGACGCCCTGCGGCTGCTGAAGGTCCCGGTGGGCGTGGGCTACGAGCAGGTCGTCGCGGCGCTGGGCCGCCGCCCGGGCGCGCAACAGCGCGGCTTGGAGCGGGACGTCGAACCTCGCCAGTTCATCTTCGGCGACGGCGCCGGGGGCGTGGAGCGCATCCGCGTCGACTTCTCGGGCCCGCACCTGGATCACCTGCGGTCGGTCATGGACACGACGCCGGGCTCGAAGGACGCGGCCAAGCCCCGCCCGGGCCACGAGCTGGCGCGGCCGAAGACGGAGGAGAAGAAGCCCTACGTCGCGGTGCCTCCGGAGGACGACATCGAGCTGGAGCAGGACTTCGAACTGGCGGCGGAACTGGAGGTCGGCCTCGCCGACGAGAACCTCCTGGGCGCCCCGGACCCCTTGGCATCGGAGACAGGCGAGGTGGAGGGCGGCGTCCAGCCGTCGAACGGGCAACAGCACGCCCGAACCGGAGGAAAGGGCGGCACCGGCCGGGACGCCGCATGA